A section of the Humulus lupulus chromosome 2, drHumLupu1.1, whole genome shotgun sequence genome encodes:
- the LOC133818731 gene encoding 2-isopropylmalate synthase 2, chloroplastic-like — protein MATAIFSNPKISPTITITSNNHYHCHHRTHFLLHAKVQAFQAASLKLNPNSHYKKPQIASCQSSVSDSPEPEKVRRPEYIPNRISDPNYVRIFDTTLRDGEQSPGASLTSKEKLDIARQLSKLGVDIIEAGFPAASKDDFEAVKIIAKEVGNAVDADGYVPVICGLSRCNENDIRRAWEAVKYAKRPRIHTFIATSPIHMEYKLRKSKEQVIEIARNMVKFARSLGCDDVEFSPEDAGRSDREFLYQILEEVIKAGATTLNIPDTVGYTVPKEFGELIADIKANTPGIENVIVSTHCQNDLGLSTANTISGACAGARQLEVTINGIGERAGNASLEEVVMAIKCRGEQQLGGLHTGIKTRHISMTSIMVEEYTGLHVQPHKAIVGANAFAHESGIHQDGMLKHKGTYEIISPEDIGLERSNEAGIVLGKLSGRHALKRQLEELGYELEDEQLESIFWRFKSVAELKKRITDADLRALVSDEVFQPEVIWKFVDLQVTCGTLGLSTATVKLIDSDGKEHVACSVGTGPVDSAYKAVDLIVKEPVALLEYSMNAVTEGIDAIAATRVLIREEKSDLSSDASTGERVTRTFSGNGAGMDIVVSSVKAYIGAINKMLGFKERTVLNSSEKRIPVSA, from the exons ATGGCGACCGCTATTTTCTCCAACCCCAAAATCTCCCCCACAATCACCATCACTTCCAACAACCATTACCACTGCCACCACCGTACACATTTCCTACTCCATGCAAAAGTTCAAGCTTTTCAAGCCGCCTCTCTCAAACTGAACCCAAATTCCCATTATAAAAAACCCCAAATAGCCTCCTGCCAGAGCTCTGTCAGCGACTCTCCGGAGCCGGAGAAGGTGCGGCGGCCGGAGTACATTCCGAACCGTATCTCCGATCCAAACTATGTTCGTATCTTCGACACTACTCTCCGCGACGGTGAGCAGTCCCCCGGGGCCTCCCTGACCTCCAAGGAGAAGCTGGACATTGCCAGGCAGCTCTCCAAGCTCGGCGTGGATATAATCGAGGCTGGCTTCCCCGCGGCCTCGAAAGATGACTTCGAGGCCGTCAAGATTATCGCCAAAGAGGTGGGTAACGCCGTTGACGCCGACGGCTATGTTCCTGTTATCTGTGGTCTCTCGAGGTGCAATGAGAACGATATTAGGAGGGCTTGGGAGGCTGTCAAGTACGCCAAGAGGCCTAGGATTCATACTTTTATTGCTACAAGTCCAATTCACATGGAGTACAAGTTAAGAAAGAGTAAGGAGCAGGTGATTGAGATCGCTAGGAACATGGTCAAGTTTGCTCGGAGTTTGGGGTGTGATGATGTTGAGTTTAGCCCTGAAGATGCTGGCAG GTCTGACAGGGAATTCTTGTatcagattttagaagaagttATAAAGGCTGGAGCAACAACTCTAAACATACCTGACACTGTTGGTTACACCGTGCCAAAAGAATTTGGAGAATTGATTGCTGACATTAAAGCCAATACCCCTGGAATTGAGAATGTTATCGTTTCAACACACTGTCAGAACGATCTTGGACTTTCTACGGCAAACACTATATCG GGGGCATGTGCAGGTGCTAGACAATTAGAAGTAACAATCAACGGAATCGGTGAAAGAGCCGGGAATGCATCCCTAGAGGAg GTTGTAATGGCCATAAAATGTCGTGGAGAGCAACAACTGGGAGGACTTCATACCGGAATCAAGACAAGACACATCTCAATGACAAGCATAATG GTTGAGGAATACACAGGGTTGCATGTACAGCCACATAAGGCTATCGTTGGAGCCAATGCTTTTGCACATGAAAGCGGTATCCATCAG GATGGAATGCTTAAGCACAAAGGTACATATGAAATCATATCCCCAGAAGATATAGGGCTTGAACGAAGCAATGAAGCTGGTATAGTCCTTGGAAAACTCAG TGGGCGCCATGCATTGAAGCGACAACTTGAGGAG CTTGGTTATGAGCTTGAAGATGAGCAACTTGAGAGCATATTCTGGCGTTTCAAATCTGTGGCTGAGCTTAAGAAG AGGATAACTGATGCTGACCTCAGAGCACTAGTTTCAGATGAAGTTTTTCAACCAGAAGTCATCTGGAAGTTCGTTGATTTGCAG GTCACATGTGGAACTCTTGGTCTTTCAACCGCAACCGTCAAACTTATTGATTCAGATGGGAAAGAGCATGTTGCTTGTTCAGTAGGAACTGGTCCAGTGGACTCGGCTTACAAAGCTGTTGATCTGATTGTGAAG GAACCAGTAGCACTCCTGGAATATTCAATGAATGCTGTTACAGAAGGTATCGATGCAATTGCGGCCACCCGTGTCCTAATCCGAGAGGAAAAGAGCGACCTGTCTAGTGATGCTTCAACTGGTGAACGAGTTACCCGGACATTTAG TGGGAACGGGGCAGGAATGGATATTGTGGTTTCAAGTGTAAAGGCTTACATTGGTGCGATAAACAAGATGTTAGGTTTCAAAGAAAGGACCGTCTTAAATTCTTCTGAAAAAAGAATTCCCGTGTCTGCATAA